Proteins encoded together in one Chrysemys picta bellii isolate R12L10 chromosome 22, ASM1138683v2, whole genome shotgun sequence window:
- the LOC101950558 gene encoding dynein regulatory complex subunit 2, whose protein sequence is MPRKGRKAAALSEEERLLLMQQKMLAEEELSKKKEDMLTQFLKDKLAKEEHNSALNMNKINLQWRTVLREVKARELRKDIEILSQTFERVVDCKDSVIRSLARDLSEAEAQYTHALCSHLHNIDQLLQLQRCRLRYLDEDYNTEREALKKEFETERGMIIEHHDKESRYLRDVLLALEQSFSESEYEAKLDFQSTRDDVKNKNLEEKHYLRVQLEGTVEELWKRFQQALKNYTEATEDRKIAFEALKLKDEKSSKEIEMQMKKLQKIQDSIGILKGKIAAHMREAEEQNRRVHEEKEVVLKQLQKLKSQMNQARAKARSNLAKLTLESSTALKKLRGVLEKAELTLRLAEMCRKLETEEEKVLPFYASSLSREEQEELEQVSLEKPGEQLAQLMQDYLGLEHFWQRYNKVKLEQLALEREKAVLRQENQKLRLLLKQYLDGISVSDEVLSRLNPLLILNPKPRAPGPAGRAHRKPPLHNVIEAAHEVPHIL, encoded by the exons ATGCCGAGGAAGGGGCGCAAGGCGGCCGCGCTGAGCGAGGAGGAGCGGTTGCTGCTGATGCAGCAGAAGATGCTGGCGGAGGAGGAGCTGAGCAAGAAGAAGGAGGACATGCTCACCCAGTTCCTGAAG GACAAGCTGGCGAAGGAGGAGCACAACAGCGCCCTCAACATGAATAAAATCAACCTGCAGTGGCGCACGGTGCTGCGGGAAGTCAAGGCCAGAGAACTGCGCAAGGACATTGAGATCCTGAGCCAGACCTTTGAGCGGGTGGTGGACTGCAAGGACAGTGTCATCCGG TCGCTGGCCAGGGACCTGTCCGAGGCCGAGGCACAGTACACTCATGCCCTGTGCAGCCACCTGCACAACATCGACCAGTTGCTGCAGCTCCAGCGGTGCCGCCTGAGGTACCTGGATGAGGATTACAACACCGAGCGGGAGGCCCTGAAGAAGGAGTTTGAGACAGAaag GGGGATGATCATCGAGCACCATGACAAGGAGAGCCGCTACCTGCGGGATGTGCTGCTGGCCCTGGAGCAGAGCTTCAGTGAGAGCGAGTACGAGGCCAAGCTGGACTTCCAGAGCACCAGGGACGACGTCAAGAACAAG AACCTGGAGGAGAAGCACTATCTGCGTGTGCAGCTGGAGGGCACAGTGGAGGAGCTGTGGAAGCGGTTCCAGCAGGCGCTGAAGAACTACACCGAGGCAACAGAGGACCGGAAGATTGCATTCGAGGCCCTCAAGCTGAAGGATGAGAAGAGCTCCAAGGAGATTGAGATGCAGATGAAGAAGCTGCAGAAAATTCAG GACTCCATTGGCATCCTGAAAGGCAAGATCGCGGCACACATGCGGGAGGCCGAGGAGCAGAACCGGCGCGTGCATGAGGAGAAGGAGGTTGTGCTCAAGCAGCTGCAGAAACTCAAGAGCCAGATGAACCAGGCCAGGGCCAAGGCCAGGAGCAACCTGGCCAAGCTCACCCTGGAGAGCAGCACTGCCCTGAAGAAGCTAAGGGGCGTCCTCGAAAAG GCAGAGCTCACCCTGCGGCTGGCCGAGATGTGTCGGAAGCTGGAGACCGAGGAGGAGAAGGTGCTGCCGTTCTACGCCTCCTCGCTGAgcagggaggagcaggaggagctggAGCAAGTCTCCCTGGAGAAGCCTGGGGAGCAGCTGGCCCAG CTGATGCAGGATTACCTGGGCCTGGAGCACTTCTGGCAAAGGTACAACAAGGTGAAGCTGGAGCAGCTGGCTCTGGAGCGGGAGAAGGCAGTGCTGCGCCAGGAGAACCAGAAGCTGCGCTTGCTCCTCAAGCAATACCTGGACGGGATCTCGGTGAGCGACGAGGTGCTCAGCCGGCTCAACCCACTGCTCATCCTCAACCCCAAGCCCCGTGCGCCCGGGCCCGCAGGCAGAGCCCACCGAAAACCGCCCCTTCACAACGTCATCGAGGCTGCCCACGAGGTGCCACACATCCTGTGA
- the LOC101950257 gene encoding peptidyl-prolyl cis-trans isomerase FKBP11 isoform X1, which produces MLPHPPAAPLLLLLLLGCGAREESGPQLETLVAPPEDCAARSALGDTVEIHYTGSLEDGRIIDTSLSRDPLQVELGKKQVIPGLEQSLLDMCVGEKRRVIIPPQLAYGKRGSPPAVPADAVLQFDVELVGLSRASYWQKVTNDVLPLLCIGLIPALLGLIGYHLYHKASSSRGAKKRLKEEKRNKAKKK; this is translated from the exons ATGCTCCCGCACcctccggccgcccccctcctgctcctcctcctgctggggtGCGGGGCGCGGGAGGAGAGCGGGCCGCAGCTGGAGACCCTG GTGGCGCCCCCCGAGGACTGCGCGGCGCGCTCGGCGCTGGGGGACACGGTGGAGATTCACTACACG GGCAGCTTGGAGGATGGGCGGATCATCGACACCTCGCTCTCGCGGGACCCCCTGCAGGTGGAGCTGGGTAAAAAACAGGTGATCCCTG gcttgGAGCAAAGCTTGCTAGACATGTGCGTTGG GGAGAAGCGGAGGGTGATCATCCCGCCTCAGCTGGCTTACGGCAAGCGAGGATCCCCGCCTGCTGTCCCAG cggACGCTGTGCTGCAGTTCGACGTGGAGCTGGTTGGCCTCTCCCGGGCCAGCTACTGGCAGAAGGTGACGAATGAcgtgctgcccctgctctgcatCGGGCTGATCCCGGCTCTGCTGGGCCTGATTGGCTACCACCTCTACCACAAGgccagcagctcccggggggCCAAGAAGAGGCTCaaggaggagaagagaaacaAGGCCAAAAAGAAATAA
- the LOC101950257 gene encoding peptidyl-prolyl cis-trans isomerase FKBP11 isoform X2 — MCVGEKRRVIIPPQLAYGKRGSPPAVPADAVLQFDVELVGLSRASYWQKVTNDVLPLLCIGLIPALLGLIGYHLYHKASSSRGAKKRLKEEKRNKAKKK, encoded by the exons ATGTGCGTTGG GGAGAAGCGGAGGGTGATCATCCCGCCTCAGCTGGCTTACGGCAAGCGAGGATCCCCGCCTGCTGTCCCAG cggACGCTGTGCTGCAGTTCGACGTGGAGCTGGTTGGCCTCTCCCGGGCCAGCTACTGGCAGAAGGTGACGAATGAcgtgctgcccctgctctgcatCGGGCTGATCCCGGCTCTGCTGGGCCTGATTGGCTACCACCTCTACCACAAGgccagcagctcccggggggCCAAGAAGAGGCTCaaggaggagaagagaaacaAGGCCAAAAAGAAATAA